One Faecalicatena sp. Marseille-Q4148 DNA window includes the following coding sequences:
- a CDS encoding ABC transporter ATP-binding protein translates to MFEKYKFHKTGFYLLKVLHHLDHQAILISTGSSLLEIFSFYFGLFYSARIIDDLLRQEWRSAVLHSGILILSELFFGLVQNQLTKSMSVKYQMLYTDLKILMRKKALSMRFESFENPEVIRKIYLAERTIDMYGGVEQVLYLYQQLIVSALSIVTAVGMVVHMCFLKGKMGSAGVWFSVISFGMMFWSIVKLTTVSNQRLSERQSQIYSEHGDAEQGLSYYMDNIYGNPEANKVCHIYQMNDMIEKNFSRFLETSSDLYKRMRTVRRKQELAGQGIGMLFTVYSYALILIKIAGNAITIGSFSKYAGATTRFMTDVTMLIWINGEIERKCEMMRGLVEFMEMKEERREGKLSVPKQNVKDYEFEFHHVSFRYPGNETEILKGIDCKLSADSRTAIVGRNGAGKTTFIKLLCGLYEPTEGYITLNGIDIREYDYQEYLKLFGVVFQDFAMFAFSIGQNIAVAQEYDEQKVWKCLREIGVERIVNELPEKLETPMFAESEDGVNFSGGEKQKLAIVRALYQDAMIMILDEPTAALDPISEYEIYQNFDTLAEDKMSVFITHRMSSCRFCDDIIVFDSGTIAERGTHEQLLQNGRLYSELWKAQAQYYHN, encoded by the coding sequence ATGTTTGAAAAGTATAAGTTCCATAAAACAGGTTTTTACCTCCTGAAAGTATTACACCACCTAGATCATCAGGCAATTTTGATATCGACAGGTTCCTCTTTGTTAGAAATATTTTCTTTTTACTTTGGATTATTTTACTCAGCGAGAATCATAGACGATCTGCTGCGACAGGAGTGGAGATCGGCAGTACTACATTCGGGGATATTAATTTTGTCTGAGTTGTTCTTTGGATTAGTTCAGAACCAGCTTACAAAAAGTATGTCTGTAAAATATCAGATGCTCTACACAGATTTAAAAATATTGATGCGAAAAAAGGCACTTTCGATGCGGTTTGAATCCTTTGAAAATCCCGAAGTGATCCGAAAAATTTATCTGGCTGAGCGGACGATTGACATGTATGGAGGCGTAGAACAAGTCTTGTATTTGTATCAGCAACTGATTGTTTCGGCGCTTTCAATAGTAACTGCCGTTGGAATGGTTGTGCACATGTGTTTTTTGAAGGGGAAAATGGGTAGCGCAGGCGTTTGGTTTTCGGTTATAAGTTTCGGAATGATGTTCTGGAGCATCGTGAAACTAACAACGGTTTCCAATCAACGGCTGAGTGAACGCCAGAGTCAGATCTATTCCGAGCACGGGGACGCAGAACAAGGATTATCTTATTATATGGATAATATATATGGGAATCCGGAGGCAAATAAAGTGTGTCATATCTATCAAATGAACGATATGATTGAGAAGAATTTCAGCAGATTTCTGGAAACCTCTTCAGATTTGTATAAGCGGATGAGAACTGTCCGAAGGAAACAGGAGTTGGCGGGACAGGGAATCGGCATGCTATTTACAGTGTATTCATATGCGCTGATCTTGATAAAAATAGCGGGCAATGCAATCACTATCGGTTCTTTCAGCAAATATGCAGGAGCGACGACTAGATTTATGACGGATGTGACGATGTTGATCTGGATCAATGGAGAAATTGAACGGAAATGTGAAATGATGCGCGGATTGGTTGAATTTATGGAGATGAAAGAAGAGCGCCGGGAAGGAAAGCTAAGTGTTCCGAAACAAAATGTGAAAGACTATGAATTTGAATTTCATCACGTGAGCTTCCGCTATCCGGGAAATGAAACAGAGATTCTTAAGGGGATTGACTGCAAACTCAGCGCCGACAGTCGAACTGCAATTGTAGGAAGAAATGGAGCCGGAAAGACGACATTTATAAAATTGCTCTGTGGGCTTTATGAGCCGACAGAAGGTTATATTACATTAAATGGAATTGATATAAGAGAGTACGATTATCAAGAATATCTGAAATTATTCGGAGTGGTTTTTCAGGATTTTGCTATGTTTGCATTTTCAATCGGACAGAATATTGCAGTGGCTCAGGAATATGACGAGCAAAAAGTATGGAAATGTCTCAGAGAAATAGGTGTGGAGCGGATTGTAAATGAGCTTCCGGAAAAGCTAGAGACGCCGATGTTTGCAGAAAGTGAAGATGGGGTGAATTTCAGTGGGGGAGAGAAACAGAAACTGGCAATCGTAAGAGCGCTGTACCAGGATGCCATGATTATGATCTTAGATGAACCGACAGCGGCGCTTGACCCAATTAGTGAATATGAAATTTATCAAAATTTTGACACACTGGCAGAGGATAAAATGAGTGTTTTTATTACTCATCGAATGAGTAGCTGCCGTTTCTGTGATGATATTATCGTGTTTGACTCCGGTACGATTGCGGAAAGGGGAACTCATGAACAGTTGCTGCAAAATGGTCGCCTATATTCTGAATTATGGAAAGCGCAGGCACAGTATTATCACAATTAG
- a CDS encoding ECF transporter S component — MNKKIKNMTLAAMFLAIGMILPFFTGQIPRIGNMLLPMHIPVLLCGLICGWQYGAAVGLVLPILRSMTLGMPPLFPTATAMAFELMTYGFVSGWLYEHSKWKCIVALYRSLIAAMLAGRVVWGVVQIVLLGVTGAGFTWQMFMAGAFINAVPGIIAQLLIIPAVMIALNRTGLVRFGSTHKEKETAKAAR; from the coding sequence ATGAATAAGAAAATTAAAAATATGACGTTAGCGGCGATGTTTCTTGCCATCGGAATGATCCTTCCGTTTTTCACAGGACAGATTCCGAGAATTGGCAATATGCTGCTTCCAATGCACATTCCGGTACTGCTCTGTGGCTTAATCTGCGGATGGCAGTATGGTGCGGCAGTTGGACTTGTTCTTCCGATTTTGCGTTCCATGACACTTGGAATGCCGCCGTTGTTTCCGACAGCGACAGCAATGGCATTTGAATTAATGACATATGGATTTGTGTCCGGATGGCTGTATGAACATTCTAAATGGAAATGTATTGTCGCGCTTTACCGTTCGCTCATTGCTGCAATGCTGGCAGGAAGAGTTGTCTGGGGAGTTGTGCAAATAGTGCTTCTCGGTGTAACAGGAGCAGGATTTACATGGCAGATGTTCATGGCAGGTGCATTTATCAATGCAGTTCCCGGAATCATTGCACAGTTATTGATTATTCCGGCAGTGATGATTGCATTGAACAGAACAGGGCTTGTCCGTTTCGGAAGTACACATAAGGAAAAAGAGACGGCAAAAGCGGCGAGATAG
- a CDS encoding uridine kinase: MSLERVGRSMIAEEMLLDEIEKVMKESGKDKILVAIDGRCASGKTTLAGKLAEKCVSALNVDHVNVIHMDDFFLRPEQRTRERLSEPGGNVDRERMLEEVLLPIAEGRACTFRPFDCRIQGLKAPILIEPGRITIVEGAYSCHPLLRAFYDLKIFMDVGPEEQMRRIRIRNGEEGAEHFRTRWIPLEERYFTELHVREACDICGEAEQI, translated from the coding sequence ATGAGTCTGGAAAGAGTAGGAAGAAGTATGATAGCGGAAGAAATGCTTCTGGATGAAATTGAAAAAGTTATGAAGGAGTCGGGGAAGGATAAGATTCTTGTTGCCATTGACGGCCGGTGTGCGTCAGGAAAGACAACTTTGGCAGGAAAACTGGCAGAAAAATGCGTGTCTGCTCTGAACGTAGATCATGTTAATGTGATACATATGGATGATTTCTTTCTTCGCCCTGAACAGCGTACACGGGAGCGACTTTCGGAGCCGGGCGGCAATGTGGATCGGGAAAGGATGTTGGAAGAAGTGCTTCTTCCGATTGCAGAGGGAAGAGCGTGTACGTTTCGCCCATTTGACTGTCGGATTCAAGGATTGAAAGCCCCGATACTTATAGAACCCGGAAGAATTACCATTGTAGAGGGTGCCTATTCCTGTCATCCGTTATTGAGAGCGTTCTATGATCTGAAGATCTTTATGGATGTTGGACCGGAGGAGCAAATGCGGAGAATACGTATTCGAAATGGCGAAGAAGGGGCGGAACACTTTCGGACAAGATGGATTCCTCTGGAGGAGAGATATTTTACAGAACTCCATGTGCGGGAAGCGTGCGATATTTGTGGAGAAGCGGAGCAGATTTAG
- a CDS encoding sigma-70 family RNA polymerase sigma factor, whose translation MQAIEEIYEMYSRKVFLFLLSKTNNEDLAEELTQETFFQAVQCIDRFKENSSILTWLCGIAKNVWLKYLRKHQETLSLREDILEIEDKKGINIQWEQKEILQLIHDMNEPMREVMYLRLISNLSFYDIGEIIGKTENWTRVTFFRGKQKIVKEMLKDE comes from the coding sequence GTGCAGGCTATTGAAGAAATATATGAGATGTATTCAAGAAAAGTATTTTTGTTTTTGTTGAGCAAGACAAATAATGAAGATCTTGCAGAAGAACTTACACAAGAGACTTTTTTTCAAGCTGTTCAATGTATTGACAGATTTAAGGAAAACAGTTCCATTTTGACTTGGTTATGTGGAATCGCTAAAAATGTTTGGCTGAAATATTTAAGAAAACATCAAGAAACTTTATCCTTGAGGGAGGACATTCTGGAAATAGAGGATAAAAAGGGAATAAATATTCAATGGGAGCAAAAAGAAATATTACAGTTGATACATGACATGAATGAACCTATGCGTGAAGTGATGTATTTAAGGTTGATCAGCAATTTATCTTTTTATGACATAGGAGAGATAATTGGTAAAACAGAAAATTGGACAAGAGTCACTTTTTTTAGAGGAAAACAAAAAATTGTAAAGGAGATGTTAAAAGATGAATAA
- a CDS encoding zf-HC2 domain-containing protein, whose amino-acid sequence MNKEIPCYIISDLLPLYQDDILSEQTKKDIDKHLSECEECKKKMVAMKMPIDVSTTTAELKTDPLKKVRFYQKMLTVLGAVIAFILGACYPIARLGFAVLERGEIAIYQIERLKNLWYVLVAWSCVTGIAVCVIYFFLILLIRKIIRKNVS is encoded by the coding sequence ATGAATAAAGAAATTCCATGTTATATTATTTCAGATTTATTACCGCTATATCAAGACGATATATTATCAGAACAAACGAAAAAAGATATTGATAAACATTTAAGTGAATGTGAAGAATGTAAAAAAAAGATGGTAGCGATGAAAATGCCAATAGATGTTTCAACTACGACTGCTGAACTAAAAACTGATCCATTAAAAAAAGTGAGGTTTTATCAAAAAATGTTGACTGTTTTGGGAGCGGTTATTGCTTTTATTCTAGGAGCATGTTATCCGATTGCGAGATTAGGATTTGCCGTCCTTGAGCGTGGAGAGATAGCCATTTATCAAATCGAAAGGTTAAAAAATCTTTGGTATGTATTGGTGGCATGGAGTTGTGTTACAGGGATTGCAGTGTGTGTGATTTATTTTTTTCTTATATTACTTATCAGGAAAATAATTAGAAAGAATGTATCATAA
- the pyrE gene encoding orotate phosphoribosyltransferase yields METYKKEFIDFMVESEVLKFGEFTLKSGRKSPFFMNAGGYVTGSQLKRLGEYYAKAIHNTYGDDFDVLFGPAYKGIPLAVVTAIAYSELYGKEVRYCSDRKEEKDHGADKGSFLGSKLKDGDRVIMIEDVTTSGKSMEETVPKVKGAADVEIVGLMVSLNRMEVGKGGEKCALDEIKDLYGFPTAAIVDMAEVTECLYNQEVNGKVLIDDTLKAAIDAYYEQYGAK; encoded by the coding sequence ATGGAAACATACAAGAAAGAATTTATTGACTTTATGGTGGAAAGTGAAGTTTTAAAATTTGGAGAGTTTACATTAAAGAGCGGAAGAAAATCACCATTCTTTATGAATGCAGGAGGTTATGTAACAGGTTCTCAGCTTAAGAGATTGGGAGAATACTATGCGAAGGCAATCCATAATACATATGGAGATGATTTTGACGTATTATTCGGACCTGCATACAAAGGGATTCCACTGGCAGTTGTGACAGCAATTGCTTACAGCGAACTGTACGGAAAAGAAGTGCGCTACTGTTCTGACCGCAAAGAAGAGAAAGATCACGGCGCAGACAAAGGAAGTTTCCTGGGAAGCAAATTAAAAGACGGAGATCGCGTCATTATGATCGAGGATGTAACGACTTCCGGAAAATCAATGGAAGAGACTGTTCCGAAAGTAAAAGGAGCAGCAGACGTTGAGATTGTTGGACTTATGGTATCTCTGAACCGTATGGAAGTTGGAAAAGGCGGCGAGAAGTGCGCTTTAGATGAGATCAAAGACTTATATGGTTTCCCGACAGCGGCAATTGTGGATATGGCAGAAGTAACAGAGTGTCTTTATAATCAGGAAGTAAATGGAAAAGTTCTTATTGATGATACATTAAAGGCAGCGATTGACGCATACTATGAACAGTATGGAGCAAAATAA
- a CDS encoding VanZ family protein, with protein sequence MGKVLFICYIIFLIYFLLFSDWYGRDVSGTQEYRCNLELFREIRRFWNYREQLGMFAFMTNLFGNVLIFVPFGFFLPMASRYRSLLGTLFYSFGLSFGVEIFQLITKVGSLDVDDMLLNTIGGIVGYLLFLICNGVRRRWIANENRKRKR encoded by the coding sequence ATGGGAAAAGTATTATTTATTTGTTATATTATCTTTTTGATCTATTTTCTTCTGTTTTCAGACTGGTATGGACGTGATGTCAGCGGAACACAGGAGTACAGATGTAATCTGGAATTGTTTAGAGAGATTAGAAGGTTCTGGAACTATCGGGAACAGCTTGGAATGTTTGCATTTATGACAAATCTGTTTGGTAATGTGCTGATTTTTGTTCCATTTGGATTTTTTCTTCCGATGGCAAGCCGTTATCGAAGTCTGCTGGGAACACTGTTTTACAGTTTTGGACTAAGCTTTGGAGTAGAGATTTTTCAGTTGATTACGAAGGTTGGCAGTCTGGATGTAGATGACATGCTGCTGAATACAATCGGAGGTATCGTAGGATACCTCCTCTTTCTAATCTGTAATGGAGTAAGGAGACGATGGATTGCGAATGAAAACAGAAAGAGAAAAAGATAG
- a CDS encoding aminopeptidase, with protein MREKEWKIEENLEAKERYELSIERLRQIGKEETTKEPYRTYFQKTAAFLLMIEEVRNRLSHGEQLTIEELQRENQRLYEDILPEQYNSSYANPAYAVEMLGDTFGQLLSAVYTELRAEIAYVFEDRLLYLTVLNELFVEIYNCFEETEEPEYEQIREIFYWFASDYCDVFSADAITSRFVPEYGCLRDVVTDSDLTDLRYLYQYGEYITDTELQMAEFMNRLPEETIVKIADNCTNGLARGFRVGGKDISKKHVVDLEFRVGFERAARKIIENFRKMDIEVSVFRSGVSILAGRSAMRSGFYGAVPNPQYEFDHRNDIGLIFDKKFAERKLDVEKNAFEKIRETAGQFAGPALIELFGQEGFSPEKNDAAVNLTKKQEELVNLFAGKRSQMFQQYTKGDERCFTIISYPCPEIGEKFPEIFDEVVKINTLDPEVYERIQQHIIDALDQGEYAQICGKGNNKTNLRVKLHPLQDPQKETKFENCSADVNIPAGEVFTSPVLEGTEGTLFVSEVYLHQMAYRNLEIHFQDGCITDYTCSNFDTEEDNKQYIFENILYRHETLPIGEFAIGTNTTAYAAAEKYGIADKYTILIAEKTGPHFAVGDTCYSWSEDLKVYNPDGKEIIAKDNSISIQRREDVSKAYFQCHTDITIPYKELAEISAVKANGEKIMIIQDGRFVLPGTEELNKPLKELEELYL; from the coding sequence ATGCGTGAAAAAGAATGGAAAATAGAAGAAAATCTGGAAGCAAAAGAGCGCTATGAACTCTCGATCGAGCGGTTAAGGCAGATTGGGAAGGAAGAGACAACGAAAGAGCCGTATCGAACGTATTTTCAAAAAACGGCTGCATTTCTTCTCATGATTGAAGAGGTAAGAAATCGTCTGTCGCATGGCGAACAACTGACAATAGAGGAACTTCAAAGAGAAAACCAAAGATTGTATGAAGATATCCTGCCGGAACAGTATAACAGCAGTTATGCAAATCCGGCATATGCTGTGGAGATGCTTGGAGATACATTTGGTCAGTTATTAAGTGCAGTGTACACAGAGCTGCGGGCGGAAATTGCGTATGTATTTGAAGATCGCCTGCTGTATCTTACCGTATTAAATGAACTGTTTGTGGAAATTTATAATTGTTTCGAGGAGACAGAAGAACCGGAGTATGAACAGATCAGAGAGATCTTTTACTGGTTTGCAAGTGATTATTGCGATGTGTTTTCAGCAGATGCGATTACAAGTCGGTTTGTACCGGAGTATGGCTGTCTGAGAGATGTGGTAACAGACAGTGATCTGACAGATCTTCGTTATTTATATCAGTATGGAGAATATATTACAGATACGGAACTGCAGATGGCGGAATTTATGAATCGTCTTCCGGAAGAAACGATTGTTAAAATTGCAGATAACTGTACAAATGGACTGGCAAGAGGATTCCGGGTTGGAGGAAAGGATATTTCCAAAAAACATGTGGTAGATTTAGAATTCCGGGTAGGGTTTGAGCGGGCAGCTCGCAAAATCATTGAGAATTTTAGAAAGATGGATATTGAGGTATCAGTTTTTCGTTCCGGCGTAAGCATTTTGGCAGGAAGATCTGCAATGCGGAGCGGTTTTTACGGGGCTGTGCCGAATCCACAGTATGAATTCGATCACAGAAATGATATCGGACTGATATTTGATAAGAAGTTTGCTGAGAGAAAACTTGATGTAGAAAAGAATGCTTTTGAGAAGATCCGTGAGACTGCAGGGCAGTTTGCAGGTCCGGCATTGATTGAACTGTTTGGTCAGGAAGGATTTTCGCCGGAGAAAAATGATGCGGCAGTTAACCTGACAAAGAAGCAGGAAGAACTTGTAAATCTGTTCGCAGGGAAACGCAGTCAGATGTTCCAGCAGTATACAAAAGGTGATGAGAGATGTTTTACGATCATTTCTTATCCATGTCCGGAGATCGGAGAAAAATTCCCGGAAATTTTTGATGAGGTTGTAAAGATCAATACGCTTGATCCGGAAGTATATGAGAGAATCCAGCAGCATATTATTGATGCCCTTGATCAGGGAGAGTACGCACAAATCTGTGGAAAAGGAAACAATAAGACGAATTTGAGGGTGAAACTGCACCCGCTTCAGGATCCTCAGAAGGAGACAAAGTTTGAAAACTGTTCAGCAGATGTAAATATTCCGGCAGGAGAGGTGTTTACATCTCCGGTATTGGAAGGAACCGAGGGAACACTTTTTGTCAGTGAAGTATATCTTCATCAGATGGCATACCGCAATCTGGAAATTCACTTCCAGGATGGCTGTATTACAGACTATACATGCAGCAATTTTGATACAGAAGAAGATAATAAGCAGTACATATTTGAAAATATTCTTTATCGCCATGAGACGCTTCCGATTGGTGAATTTGCTATCGGAACGAATACGACAGCCTATGCGGCAGCGGAAAAATACGGTATTGCCGATAAATATACAATTCTCATTGCAGAGAAAACAGGCCCGCATTTTGCAGTAGGCGATACCTGCTATTCCTGGAGTGAGGACTTAAAAGTATATAATCCAGACGGAAAAGAAATTATTGCGAAGGATAATTCTATTTCGATCCAGCGAAGAGAAGATGTGTCAAAAGCATATTTCCAGTGCCATACAGATATTACGATTCCATATAAGGAATTGGCGGAAATCAGTGCAGTAAAGGCAAATGGAGAGAAGATTATGATTATTCAGGACGGGCGCTTTGTTCTCCCTGGCACAGAAGAATTGAATAAACCGCTGAAAGAACTGGAAGAATTATATTTATAA
- the purE gene encoding 5-(carboxyamino)imidazole ribonucleotide mutase, protein MAKVGIVMGSDSDLKVMSKAAKMLEKFGIDYEMTIISAHREPDVFFEWAKGAEDRGIKVIIAGAGMAAHLPGMCAALFPMPVVGVPLSGSKLDGMDAVFSIMQMPPGVPVATVAIDGGMNAALIAAKILAVSDAELLEKLKAYTVEMKEAVQAKAARLDEVGYEAY, encoded by the coding sequence ATGGCAAAAGTAGGAATTGTGATGGGCAGTGATTCTGACCTGAAAGTAATGAGCAAGGCAGCAAAGATGCTGGAAAAATTCGGAATTGATTATGAGATGACAATCATTTCTGCGCACCGTGAGCCGGATGTGTTTTTTGAGTGGGCAAAGGGAGCAGAGGACAGAGGAATCAAAGTAATCATTGCAGGAGCCGGAATGGCAGCGCATCTTCCGGGAATGTGTGCAGCGCTTTTCCCGATGCCGGTTGTCGGAGTACCTCTTTCTGGAAGCAAATTAGACGGTATGGATGCGGTGTTCTCTATTATGCAGATGCCGCCTGGAGTACCGGTTGCGACAGTTGCAATTGACGGCGGAATGAATGCAGCACTTATTGCAGCAAAGATTCTTGCAGTATCTGATGCAGAACTGTTAGAGAAGCTGAAAGCATATACGGTAGAAATGAAAGAAGCAGTGCAGGCAAAAGCCGCACGTCTTGATGAAGTAGGTTACGAGGCTTATTAG
- a CDS encoding phosphoribosylformylglycinamidine cyclo-ligase has product MDYKQSGVDIEAGYKSVELMKEHVKKTMRPEVLGGLGGFSGAFSLAKIKEMEEPVLLSGTDGCGTKVKLAMIMDKHDTIGIDAVAMCVNDIACAGGEPLFFLDYIACGKNYPEKIAAIVSGVAEGCLQSEAALIGGETAEHPGLMPEDDYDLAGFAVGVCDKKDMITGEHLKAGDVLIGMASSGVHSNGFSLVRKVFEMTKESLDTPYDCLGCTLGEALLAPTRIYVKALKSIKEAGVTVKACSHITGGGFYENIPRMLIEGTHAVIEKNSYPVPPIFGLLAEKGEIAEQMMYNTFNMGLGMVLAVDAADVDKTMEAIKAAGDAPYVVGRIEAGEKGVTLC; this is encoded by the coding sequence ATGGATTATAAACAGTCAGGCGTAGATATTGAAGCAGGATATAAATCTGTTGAACTGATGAAGGAGCATGTAAAGAAAACAATGCGTCCGGAGGTACTTGGTGGACTGGGAGGATTTTCCGGTGCATTTTCTCTGGCAAAGATTAAAGAAATGGAAGAGCCTGTACTTCTTTCCGGAACAGACGGATGTGGTACAAAAGTAAAACTTGCTATGATTATGGATAAGCACGATACAATTGGAATCGATGCAGTTGCAATGTGCGTTAATGATATCGCATGTGCAGGAGGAGAGCCGTTATTCTTCCTTGATTATATTGCATGTGGAAAGAACTATCCGGAAAAGATCGCAGCAATCGTAAGCGGTGTGGCAGAAGGATGTCTTCAGTCAGAAGCAGCGCTGATCGGCGGTGAGACAGCAGAGCATCCGGGACTGATGCCGGAAGACGATTATGACCTTGCCGGTTTTGCAGTTGGCGTGTGTGATAAAAAAGATATGATCACAGGCGAGCATCTGAAAGCAGGAGATGTTCTGATCGGTATGGCATCTTCCGGCGTACATAGCAACGGATTTTCTCTTGTAAGAAAAGTATTTGAGATGACAAAAGAATCTCTTGATACACCATATGATTGTCTTGGATGTACACTTGGAGAGGCGCTTCTTGCTCCGACGAGAATTTATGTAAAAGCATTAAAGAGCATTAAAGAAGCCGGTGTGACAGTGAAGGCCTGCAGCCATATTACAGGGGGCGGTTTCTATGAAAATATTCCGAGAATGTTGATTGAGGGAACACATGCAGTCATTGAGAAGAACAGCTATCCGGTACCGCCAATCTTTGGACTTCTTGCTGAGAAAGGCGAGATTGCAGAACAGATGATGTACAATACATTTAACATGGGACTTGGAATGGTACTTGCTGTAGATGCTGCCGACGTGGACAAGACAATGGAAGCAATTAAGGCAGCCGGAGACGCTCCATATGTGGTAGGACGTATTGAAGCAGGAGAAAAAGGAGTTACTTTATGTTAA
- a CDS encoding phosphoribosylglycinamide formyltransferase, with product MLRTLVLVSGGGTNLQAILDAVDQQVITNTEIVGVISNNKNAYALTRAEQKGIYNECISPKSYETRDAFNEAFLQKIDELHPDLIVLAGFLVVIPERMIQKYRNRIINIHPSLIPSFCGTGFYGLKVHEGALARGVKVTGATVHFVDEGTDTGPIILQKPVMVAEDDTPETLQRRVMEEAEWKILPEAINLIANGRITIEDHKVKIS from the coding sequence ATGTTAAGAACACTTGTGCTTGTATCAGGAGGCGGAACGAATCTTCAGGCAATTCTGGATGCGGTAGATCAGCAGGTGATTACGAATACAGAAATCGTGGGTGTAATCAGCAATAATAAAAATGCATATGCCTTGACACGCGCAGAACAAAAGGGGATTTACAATGAATGTATCTCTCCGAAAAGTTATGAGACAAGAGATGCCTTTAACGAAGCATTTCTTCAGAAAATAGATGAACTTCATCCGGATCTGATCGTGCTGGCAGGCTTTCTTGTTGTAATCCCGGAGCGGATGATCCAAAAATACAGAAACCGTATTATCAATATTCATCCATCATTGATTCCGTCATTTTGTGGAACCGGTTTTTACGGATTGAAAGTACATGAAGGCGCATTGGCGCGTGGCGTGAAAGTGACGGGAGCTACCGTTCACTTTGTAGATGAAGGAACAGATACGGGCCCGATCATTCTTCAGAAGCCGGTTATGGTGGCAGAAGATGATACGCCGGAGACATTGCAGAGACGAGTGATGGAAGAAGCAGAATGGAAGATCCTTCCGGAAGCGATTAACCTGATTGCCAATGGGAGAATCACGATTGAAGATCATAAAGTAAAGATTTCATAA
- the purD gene encoding phosphoribosylamine--glycine ligase — translation MKVLIVGSGGREHAIAWSVAKSPKVEKIYCAPGNAGIAEFAECVNIGAMEFEKLAAFAKEHEVDFTIVGMDDPLVGGIVDVFEAEGLRVFGPRKNAAILEGSKGFSKDLMKKYHIPTADYETFTDADAALAYLETAKMPIVLKADGLALGKGVLICQTLEEAKEGVKEIMQDKKFGTAGNTMVVEEFMTGREVSVLSFVDGKTIRTMTSAQDHKRAGDGDTGLNTGGMGTFSPSPFYTKEVEAFCQAHIFQATVDAMREEGREFKGIIFFGLMLTEEGPKVLEYNARFGDPETQVVLPRMKTDIIEVMEACVDGTLDQIHLEFEENAAVCVVLASDGYPLAYEKGLPITGLDEFQKHEGYYCFHAGTKFNEKGELVTNGGRVLGVTAKGADLKEARANAYRATEWVNFANKYMRHDIGKAIDEA, via the coding sequence ATGAAAGTATTAATTGTAGGAAGCGGCGGAAGAGAACATGCGATTGCGTGGAGTGTTGCCAAAAGTCCGAAAGTAGAGAAGATTTATTGCGCACCGGGAAATGCAGGCATTGCAGAGTTTGCAGAATGTGTAAATATTGGCGCAATGGAATTTGAAAAACTGGCTGCATTTGCGAAAGAGCATGAGGTAGATTTTACAATTGTAGGAATGGACGATCCACTTGTAGGCGGAATTGTTGATGTATTTGAAGCAGAAGGGCTGCGGGTATTCGGACCGCGCAAAAATGCTGCGATTTTAGAAGGTTCAAAGGGATTTTCAAAAGATTTGATGAAGAAGTATCATATTCCGACGGCAGATTATGAGACGTTTACAGATGCAGATGCAGCGCTTGCATATCTGGAAACAGCAAAAATGCCGATTGTTCTGAAAGCAGATGGTCTTGCGCTCGGAAAAGGGGTTCTGATCTGCCAGACTCTGGAAGAGGCAAAAGAAGGCGTGAAAGAAATCATGCAGGATAAGAAATTCGGTACTGCCGGAAATACGATGGTTGTGGAAGAGTTTATGACAGGAAGAGAAGTTTCCGTACTTTCGTTTGTAGATGGAAAAACAATCCGTACGATGACAAGCGCGCAGGATCATAAACGTGCAGGAGACGGAGACACCGGATTAAATACCGGCGGTATGGGAACATTTTCACCGAGTCCGTTCTATACAAAAGAAGTGGAAGCGTTCTGTCAGGCACACATTTTCCAGGCAACGGTAGATGCAATGCGTGAAGAAGGACGTGAATTCAAGGGAATTATCTTCTTTGGACTGATGCTTACAGAAGAGGGGCCAAAGGTACTGGAATATAATGCACGTTTTGGAGATCCGGAGACTCAGGTTGTGCTTCCGCGTATGAAGACAGACATTATTGAAGTGATGGAAGCCTGTGTAGATGGAACGCTGGATCAGATTCATCTGGAATTTGAAGAAAATGCAGCAGTCTGTGTTGTGCTTGCTTCTGACGGATATCCTCTTGCTTATGAGAAGGGACTTCCGATTACAGGTCTGGACGAATTTCAAAAGCACGAAGGATATTATTGTTTCCATGCCGGAACAAAATTTAATGAAAAGGGTGAGCTGGTTACCAATGGCGGACGTGTGCTTGGAGTGACTGCGAAAGGTGCAGATCTGAAGGAAGCGCGTGCAAATGCGTACCGGGCAACAGAATGGGTAAATTTTGCAAATAAATATATGCGTCATGATATCGGTAAAGCCATTGATGAGGCATAA